The DNA window CCTCCGCGCCTTCGACGCGTTCCCCATGACCCACCACGTCGAGTGCGTCGCATTGCTCAACCGTCGGTAGCAGGATGGATCCAGATCCCGCGGTCACAGACGCCGCTGGCATCCCCGTCGTCAGGCCCGCCTGCCACTCACGGCAGGCGGGTGAGCTCCCACTGCTGGCTCTCCGCTCCCGTGAACGGTTGCTGCGTCAGCGGTGCCGGGTAGGCGCCGGAGTCGGTGATCGCGTAGCCGGTCAGGAAGTTCACGATCCCGAACTTCCCGTCTCCCAACGGATTCAGTGCCCAGCGCATGCCGTCCTGGCCGTTGCAGCTGTACTGCAGGATCTCCGTTCCCGGCTCCGTGCCGCTGAACGCGCTGTCCGCGCACTTCGAGCTGTTCACGTTGGCGAGCTGCCAGCCCGTCTCGTACTGGAACCGCCACTGCTGGCTCGTCCCCCCGCTCGGTGCGCGATGCGACAGCCGTACCAGGTCGTTGGGCGACCCGTCGATCACGTCCATCGCGTTTCCCGTTGCCACGTTGGTGATCACGTACGCCTCGCCGTGCTTCGGGCCACCGCCCGGGTCTGGCGTCGGGCTCTTGATCAGCCAGTCGCTGTTCGCCACGTTCCAGTGCGTCGCGAGGTACGAGCCGGCCGGCGGCGAGGTGTGGAAGTAGTCGTCGTGGTTGCAGTCCATCAGCCGGTCGGTGTCCTTCTCGGCGCACACGACCTGGGTGTCGCCGTAACACATCAGGTCCCACTCGTCGCGGCAGTGGAAGCCGCTGTCGGCGTTCGGGGCGGACAGCTGGACGGCGCCGAGGTTGTGGCCGAGCTCGTGCCCGGCGGCGTTGAAGCCCCAGCAGTTCGGCGAGGCGTCGACGCGCGCGTAGCCGACGTTGGTGTTGTTCGCGTTGTCGAGCCCGGGACGGTCGTCGTCGTACAGCGTCCCCTGCCCGCAGATGACCTGCGCGTCGGCGTACATCAGGTACTTGCGCGACGCGTCGGTGAATCCCTTGTCCTGCAGGGCCTTGACGCCCGAGTCCCAGTTCGCGAGCGACCCGTCCGGTACGACGACCTCGGTCACCTTCACCCGGCAGCCCGCGCCGGCAGGCTCGGTCACGAAGCGGATGTGCCGGCTCGCGCCCGTCTGCGCCGCGCTGTCGTTGTACGCGGCGTCCATCTCGTGCGAGAACGCCTGGAACGACGCCTCGAAGCGGGCGAACCGCGACGCCGTCGAGTCCTGGCGTACGTACAGCACCTCCACCCGCTTGCCCGACACCCCGTCGCCCTCGCAGACGACCGGGTTCGCGGCGATCACCGCGTCCGCGACGGCGGGCCGAAGCGGCACCGGCGCGCGTCCGACATCGGCCGCCGGGATCGCCGTCGCTCCGGGCGAGCAGCCGCCCGCCAGAGCACTGCGGATCAGCCCTTCGCAGGGGTCGGCGGACGGACCTGCCGCGCCGAACGCGGCGGCAGGCAAGGAGATCGGCAGGGTAAATGCCGCAATCGCGGCGGCAAGGACCACACGTCGCAGCTGACTGGTCATGACCGACATGTACCTAATAGGTGGCAACGTTGTAAATGGTCTTGCACGAAAGTGCCGAGATCGTCGAAACCTCTCCCACAAACCGCGCGGCCATCCGATCATGGGACGGTCGGGAACGAGCCCGCACGAATGACATCAGTGTGGTTTGTCAACGCGACACGCGTGTGACAGAAGTTTTTCGTGTGAAAGGTGTTCCATTTGGGACACCGAGTCGCTACGTTCCGTGAATGAGAACGTGATCATGAAGCGGTTGTGTGAGGGAGTCAGGGCCGTGGGACCGAGCAGCGACGAGCCGACCGGATCTCGACCGAGCCGTTCCTTCCCCTCGTCTCGGCAGCTCCGCGTCGGTCTCGTCGCACTCGCCGCCGCCGCTCTCACGTTCGGTACGGCCGCTCCCTCGATCGCCGATCCCGAAGACCCCATCCCCAGCCGTCAGCAGGTCGACGAGGCGCAGAACAACGCGCTGAACGCCGCCGCCGACGTGGGCCGGATCCGCGCCCAGCTCGCGACCGCGAACGACAGGCTGCGCCAGCTCGACATCGCGGCGCAGACCGCGGTCGAGGAGTACAACGAGGCCACGTACAACCTGCAACTCGCCGACAAGGCGGCCACTGCGGCGAAGCAGAAGGCGGATGCGGCGACGAAGGCGGCCGCGGACAAGCGCCGCGCGATCGGCCAGTTCGCCGCGGCCTCGTACCAGCACCAGACCGGCCTGCGAGAGCTCTCGGCGTTCATCGGCGCCGACGGGCCGCAGAGCCTGCTCGACCAGGCCTCGACCGTCGAGATGGTCTCCTCCTCCGCGGCGCAGAACCTCGCGGCCCTGCGGGCGAGCGAGGTCGTCGCCGGCGTCCTCGAACGACAGGCCGCCACGGCGCGCGACAGCCGGCAGTCCGCCGCCAAGGTCGCCGACACGGCGAAGGACAAAGCCACCAAGGCACTCGGCGAGCAGCAGTCGTCGGTCGCCTCGATCGAGCAGGAGAAGACCGCGCTCGTGGGTCGGCTCGCGCAGCTCGAGGGGATCTCGGCGACGCTCGCGCAACAGCGGCAGGACGGCCTGGAGGAACAGGCCCGCCAGCGCGCCGAAGAGGCCCGCAAGAAGGCCGAGGAGGAACGCCGCAAGCGCGAGGAGCAGGAGAAGCAGCGCCGCGAACGGGACCGCAGCCCCAACGACGACGGTGGCGGCGACAACGACGACGACGGGGATGACGACGGCGGCGGTGGGGG is part of the Tenggerimyces flavus genome and encodes:
- a CDS encoding RICIN domain-containing protein, producing MTSQLRRVVLAAAIAAFTLPISLPAAAFGAAGPSADPCEGLIRSALAGGCSPGATAIPAADVGRAPVPLRPAVADAVIAANPVVCEGDGVSGKRVEVLYVRQDSTASRFARFEASFQAFSHEMDAAYNDSAAQTGASRHIRFVTEPAGAGCRVKVTEVVVPDGSLANWDSGVKALQDKGFTDASRKYLMYADAQVICGQGTLYDDDRPGLDNANNTNVGYARVDASPNCWGFNAAGHELGHNLGAVQLSAPNADSGFHCRDEWDLMCYGDTQVVCAEKDTDRLMDCNHDDYFHTSPPAGSYLATHWNVANSDWLIKSPTPDPGGGPKHGEAYVITNVATGNAMDVIDGSPNDLVRLSHRAPSGGTSQQWRFQYETGWQLANVNSSKCADSAFSGTEPGTEILQYSCNGQDGMRWALNPLGDGKFGIVNFLTGYAITDSGAYPAPLTQQPFTGAESQQWELTRLP
- a CDS encoding C40 family peptidase; this encodes MGPSSDEPTGSRPSRSFPSSRQLRVGLVALAAAALTFGTAAPSIADPEDPIPSRQQVDEAQNNALNAAADVGRIRAQLATANDRLRQLDIAAQTAVEEYNEATYNLQLADKAATAAKQKADAATKAAADKRRAIGQFAAASYQHQTGLRELSAFIGADGPQSLLDQASTVEMVSSSAAQNLAALRASEVVAGVLERQAATARDSRQSAAKVADTAKDKATKALGEQQSSVASIEQEKTALVGRLAQLEGISATLAQQRQDGLEEQARQRAEEARKKAEEERRKREEQEKQRRERDRSPNDDGGGDNDDDGDDDGGGGGGGGGESTSAQGRIAVQFARAQLGEPYVFGGDGPGTWDCSGLTMGAWGEAGVYLPHTARGQYRRSEKLSMDELRPGDLIFFSRNPGDPGTIYHVAMYVGGGKMIHAPNPRRSVEIKSMFYMGTPTQFARPH